In the genome of Taurinivorans muris, one region contains:
- a CDS encoding AraC family transcriptional regulator, whose amino-acid sequence MQSKYEIIRDIILRNVPDAGNYPCSIKGVRLVRRDKSTDFAKCFYNPTCILVLQGKKHILYGNNHLVYSKGQCVISCMDIPVSSRVVEASPYEPFVVLILELDFNLISQLIMESKLSHAVDDNEKCLAVMDTDEALLDAFYRLACLIEKPYDEFLSSIIIKEIYYRLITGPLGSQLQLISMKGTYANQIVQAIGYLKENFKEKLNIEDVAKQVNMAPSTFYRNFRRVTQVSPLQYQKQLRLYEAQRLMLSGAYNAESAAYVVGYASVIQFSREYKKMFGNPPKTDIKILITGCQ is encoded by the coding sequence ATGCAATCCAAATACGAAATTATTCGGGATATCATTTTACGCAATGTTCCCGATGCGGGAAATTATCCTTGCTCAATAAAAGGTGTTCGGCTGGTACGCCGTGATAAATCTACCGACTTTGCCAAGTGTTTTTATAATCCGACGTGCATATTGGTTTTGCAAGGTAAAAAACATATACTTTATGGGAATAATCATCTTGTGTATTCCAAAGGGCAATGTGTGATTTCTTGCATGGATATTCCTGTGTCCAGCCGGGTTGTGGAAGCTTCGCCATACGAGCCTTTTGTCGTACTTATTTTGGAACTTGATTTCAATTTGATTTCACAGCTTATTATGGAAAGCAAACTGTCACATGCTGTTGATGATAATGAAAAATGCCTTGCTGTTATGGATACGGACGAAGCTTTGTTGGATGCTTTTTACCGTTTGGCATGTCTTATAGAAAAGCCCTATGATGAATTTTTGTCTTCTATCATTATCAAAGAGATATACTATAGATTGATCACGGGACCTTTGGGCAGTCAATTGCAGCTGATCAGCATGAAAGGAACCTATGCAAATCAAATTGTCCAAGCAATTGGTTACCTGAAAGAGAATTTTAAAGAAAAGCTGAATATTGAAGATGTTGCAAAACAAGTCAATATGGCACCTTCAACATTTTATCGGAATTTTAGGAGAGTGACACAAGTAAGCCCTTTGCAGTATCAAAAGCAGTTGAGATTATATGAAGCGCAGCGGCTCATGCTTTCCGGAGCATACAATGCGGAATCGGCTGCTTATGTCGTGGGATATGCCAGTGTAATTCAGTTCAGCCGGGAGTATAAAAAAATGTTTGGCAATCCGCCGAAGACGGACATAAAAATATTAATAACAGGTTGTCAATAA
- the rpsL gene encoding 30S ribosomal protein S12 produces MPTISQLVRFERTKVVKRKKTPALQECPQRRGVCTRVYTTTPKKPNSALRKVARVRLTNGIEVSAYIPGEGHNLQEHSVVMIRGGRVKDLPGVRYHIVRGTLDTAGVADRRQRRSKYGAKRPK; encoded by the coding sequence ATGCCTACTATCAGCCAATTGGTTCGTTTTGAACGCACAAAGGTTGTAAAGCGTAAAAAGACCCCTGCATTGCAAGAATGCCCGCAGCGCCGTGGCGTATGTACCCGTGTATATACCACCACCCCTAAGAAGCCTAACTCAGCTCTTCGTAAAGTTGCCCGTGTGCGTTTGACCAATGGTATTGAAGTGTCTGCTTACATCCCCGGTGAAGGCCACAACCTGCAAGAACACAGTGTTGTTATGATCCGCGGCGGCCGTGTAAAGGACTTGCCCGGTGTCCGTTATCACATTGTGCGTGGTACTCTTGATACCGCAGGTGTTGCCGATCGTCGTCAACGTCGTTCAAAATACGGCGCGAAACGTCCAAAATAA
- a CDS encoding manganese efflux pump MntP family protein, whose amino-acid sequence MNYFELFLIAVGLAMDAFAVSLCKGLEMKRFQFSRALFLGGLFGLFQALMPLAGFYLSKNFVQHIEGFDHWIAFLLLVFIGGKMIKEARREEENSGFSLGELLVLAVATSIDALAVGVTFAVLPKIDIRFAALSIGGVTAVLCVLAVGIGHKFGTKIGSKAEYSGGIILILLGCKILLEHLGIFI is encoded by the coding sequence ATGAATTATTTCGAGCTGTTTCTTATTGCTGTCGGGCTTGCTATGGACGCTTTTGCCGTTTCTTTATGCAAGGGCTTGGAAATGAAACGGTTTCAATTTTCAAGGGCTCTTTTTTTAGGAGGATTGTTCGGGCTTTTTCAAGCGCTGATGCCTCTTGCCGGTTTTTATCTGAGCAAAAATTTCGTACAGCATATAGAAGGCTTTGACCATTGGATCGCGTTTCTTTTATTGGTTTTCATCGGCGGAAAAATGATAAAGGAAGCCCGCAGGGAAGAAGAAAACAGCGGCTTCAGTCTTGGAGAGTTGCTCGTGCTTGCTGTGGCGACAAGCATTGACGCACTTGCTGTCGGTGTGACGTTTGCTGTTCTTCCTAAGATTGATATTCGTTTTGCAGCCCTGAGTATCGGGGGTGTTACGGCTGTTTTGTGTGTTTTGGCTGTGGGGATCGGGCATAAATTCGGCACAAAAATCGGTTCAAAGGCGGAATATTCGGGCGGTATTATCCTCATACTCCTTGGCTGTAAGATTTTACTTGAACATTTAGGAATTTTTATCTGA
- the fusA gene encoding elongation factor G — protein sequence MSRTFQIKDIRNIGIMAHIDAGKTTTTERILFYTGVSHKIGETHDGGATMDFMEQEQERGITITSAATQCTWKGHTINIIDTPGHVDFTIEVERSLRVLDGAVAVFDAVAGVEPQSETVWRQANNYGVPRICFINKMDRIGANFFRAVNMIHERLRAKPIMLQLPIGKEDLFEGVVDLITGKAIKFDKETKGADFWEEDIPEEMMALYNEKRQEMLESVAEEDEELLNKYLEEGTLSVEEIETCVRKATISQAIVPVLCGTAFRNMGVQPLLDAIVKYLPSPLDIPPMKGCNPDNEEQVLECVADDKKPLAGLVFKLAADPYIGHLSFFRIYSGVVEPGMSVLNVNTGKKERVGRIVRMHANKRDEIKWAGAGDIVALVGLKNVATGDTLCDESLPVKLESLNIPEPVIELAIEPKTKADRDSLSQALNKLAKEDPSFRVKGDEETGQTVIAGMGELHLEIIVDRLLREFNVQANVGKPQVAYRETITKQSKTDTKYAKQSGGRGQYGHVVLEVEPNPGEGYEFVNSITGGVIPKEYIPAVDKGIQDALKSGVLAGFPVVDVKVNLVFGSYHEVDSSEQAFYIAGSMAIKDAMQKAAPALLEPIMDVEVVTPEDYLGDVMGDLNGRRGRVQGMEARAGAQSIRAQVPLSEMFGYATDLRSKTQGRATFTMQFDHYEKVPASISDTLIKKDA from the coding sequence ATGTCACGTACATTCCAAATCAAAGATATCCGTAATATCGGTATCATGGCTCATATTGATGCCGGTAAAACGACTACTACCGAACGTATTCTTTTCTATACCGGTGTATCACATAAAATCGGTGAAACCCACGACGGCGGCGCTACCATGGACTTCATGGAGCAGGAACAGGAACGCGGTATCACCATCACTTCCGCTGCAACCCAATGCACATGGAAAGGACACACCATCAATATCATTGATACTCCGGGACACGTTGACTTCACTATCGAAGTGGAACGTTCCCTGCGTGTTCTTGACGGTGCCGTTGCAGTTTTTGACGCGGTTGCCGGTGTGGAACCCCAATCCGAAACCGTATGGCGCCAAGCGAACAACTACGGTGTTCCCCGTATTTGTTTCATCAACAAAATGGACCGTATCGGCGCAAACTTTTTCCGTGCCGTGAACATGATTCATGAACGCCTCCGTGCCAAGCCCATCATGCTGCAGCTTCCTATCGGCAAAGAAGACCTTTTCGAGGGCGTTGTCGATCTTATTACCGGAAAAGCTATTAAATTCGATAAAGAAACCAAAGGCGCGGACTTCTGGGAAGAAGACATTCCGGAAGAAATGATGGCGCTTTATAATGAAAAACGTCAGGAAATGCTTGAATCAGTCGCGGAAGAAGATGAAGAACTTCTCAATAAATATCTTGAAGAAGGCACTTTGTCCGTTGAAGAAATTGAAACCTGCGTTCGCAAGGCTACGATTTCCCAAGCCATTGTTCCGGTTCTTTGCGGCACAGCATTCCGTAATATGGGCGTGCAGCCGCTTCTTGACGCCATTGTCAAATATTTGCCTTCACCTCTCGATATTCCGCCTATGAAAGGCTGCAATCCCGATAATGAAGAACAAGTGCTGGAATGCGTAGCCGACGATAAGAAACCTCTTGCAGGTTTGGTGTTCAAACTTGCCGCCGACCCGTATATCGGTCACTTGTCTTTCTTCCGTATTTATTCCGGCGTTGTCGAACCCGGAATGAGCGTTTTGAACGTAAATACCGGAAAGAAAGAACGTGTCGGCCGTATCGTCCGTATGCACGCCAACAAACGTGACGAAATCAAATGGGCCGGCGCAGGGGACATTGTCGCTCTCGTAGGTCTTAAAAACGTCGCGACCGGTGACACGCTTTGCGACGAAAGCTTGCCTGTGAAGCTTGAATCCCTGAATATTCCGGAACCTGTCATTGAGCTTGCCATTGAGCCGAAAACAAAAGCTGACCGTGATTCCCTTTCACAAGCTCTCAATAAGCTTGCGAAAGAAGACCCTTCATTCCGTGTAAAAGGCGATGAAGAAACAGGACAAACCGTTATTGCCGGTATGGGTGAACTCCACCTTGAAATCATTGTTGACCGTTTGCTTCGCGAATTCAACGTGCAGGCGAATGTCGGCAAACCGCAGGTTGCTTACCGTGAAACCATCACGAAACAAAGCAAAACCGATACCAAATATGCAAAACAATCCGGCGGACGCGGTCAATACGGTCATGTTGTGCTCGAAGTCGAACCAAATCCGGGAGAAGGCTATGAATTTGTCAACTCTATCACCGGCGGGGTAATTCCGAAAGAATATATTCCTGCTGTTGACAAAGGTATTCAAGACGCCTTGAAGAGCGGTGTTCTTGCAGGCTTCCCGGTAGTTGACGTAAAAGTCAACCTTGTGTTCGGTTCTTACCACGAAGTCGACTCATCTGAACAGGCTTTCTATATTGCCGGCTCCATGGCTATCAAAGACGCAATGCAGAAAGCTGCTCCTGCGCTTTTGGAACCGATCATGGACGTTGAAGTCGTAACCCCTGAAGATTACCTCGGTGATGTTATGGGGGATTTGAACGGACGCCGCGGTCGCGTGCAGGGTATGGAAGCGAGAGCCGGCGCCCAGTCAATCCGCGCCCAAGTTCCGCTTTCTGAAATGTTTGGTTATGCTACGGACCTTCGTTCAAAAACCCAAGGCCGTGCGACATTCACCATGCAGTTCGACCATTACGAAAAAGTGCCCGCAAGCATTTCAGATACCCTTATTAAAAAAGACGCATAA
- a CDS encoding sodium-dependent transporter, which translates to MAQMEQRDSFKSRVGFILSCVGSAVGIGAIWLFPYRVGEFGGAVFLIPFMLFTVLLGLTGVIAEMTFGRAMRTGPLGAFKKGLQQRKKEWGKWLGIIPVFGSFGIAMGYAVVVGWFLKYTIQAFTGAAVYNADSTAFFVQIAGDYGSLHWHLIASLALLLIMFGGVQNGIEKLNKILIPVFFAIFLFLVVRVAFLPNALEGYKFLLTPHWDMLLEPKVWIFALGQAFFALSLAGSGTLVYGSYLDEKVDIFYVAKYVVLFDIAAAVLAVLIIIPAVFSFGMEPAAGPPLMFMVMPEIFKQIPLGSVLAGIFFLAILFAGLTSLVNLFETPIEALQNEFRLSRKSAVSIVVSAGFVLGIFLENGETLGLWMDIVSIYIIPLGALIAGVIFFWVCKPEFIRGQLQLGHGKPVGEAYVALGKYLFCGLTALVYLVEIIRNI; encoded by the coding sequence ATGGCGCAAATGGAGCAAAGGGATTCTTTCAAATCAAGAGTTGGGTTTATTTTGTCCTGTGTGGGATCTGCCGTGGGCATTGGGGCGATTTGGCTTTTTCCCTATCGTGTCGGAGAATTCGGCGGAGCTGTTTTTTTAATTCCTTTTATGCTTTTTACAGTTTTGCTCGGCTTGACCGGGGTTATTGCCGAAATGACGTTCGGACGCGCCATGCGGACCGGACCGCTCGGGGCGTTCAAAAAAGGTTTGCAGCAACGCAAAAAAGAATGGGGGAAATGGCTGGGGATTATCCCCGTGTTCGGTTCATTCGGAATTGCCATGGGGTACGCGGTTGTTGTGGGCTGGTTTTTGAAATATACCATTCAAGCCTTTACCGGAGCTGCTGTTTACAATGCTGACAGCACGGCTTTTTTCGTGCAGATTGCAGGGGATTATGGCAGTTTGCACTGGCATTTGATTGCCTCTTTGGCTTTGCTTTTGATTATGTTTGGAGGCGTGCAAAACGGTATTGAAAAGTTGAATAAAATACTCATTCCCGTTTTCTTTGCTATTTTCCTTTTTCTGGTGGTGCGTGTGGCATTTCTGCCCAATGCGCTTGAGGGTTATAAATTTTTGCTGACGCCTCACTGGGATATGCTTTTGGAACCGAAAGTGTGGATTTTTGCTTTGGGGCAGGCATTTTTCGCTTTGTCTCTGGCAGGGTCCGGAACATTGGTTTACGGCAGTTATCTTGATGAAAAAGTTGATATTTTTTATGTGGCGAAATATGTCGTCCTGTTTGATATTGCGGCGGCTGTTTTAGCTGTGCTTATCATTATTCCCGCTGTTTTTTCTTTCGGTATGGAGCCTGCCGCAGGACCTCCCCTCATGTTCATGGTTATGCCTGAAATTTTTAAACAAATTCCTTTGGGTTCGGTTTTGGCAGGGATTTTCTTTCTGGCTATTTTGTTCGCAGGTTTGACTTCCTTGGTCAACTTGTTTGAAACGCCCATTGAGGCACTGCAAAATGAATTTCGTTTATCGCGCAAGAGCGCCGTTTCCATTGTGGTGAGCGCCGGCTTTGTGCTTGGAATTTTTTTGGAAAACGGCGAAACGCTCGGGCTGTGGATGGATATAGTCAGTATTTATATTATTCCGCTCGGGGCGTTGATTGCGGGGGTGATTTTCTTTTGGGTCTGCAAGCCTGAATTTATCCGCGGGCAATTGCAGCTTGGACACGGCAAACCTGTCGGCGAAGCGTATGTCGCTTTGGGAAAATATCTTTTCTGCGGCTTGACGGCATTGGTATATCTTGTTGAAATCATAAGAAACATATAA
- the rpsG gene encoding 30S ribosomal protein S7, which produces MPRKGPVPRREILPDPIFNSKLVTRFVNRLMYDGKKGPAESIFYNAINSLAEKTGEEAIKAFEKAIENVKPHVEVKSRRVGGANYQVPVEVRAERQSSLAIRWLITYARARGEKGMTNKLAAELLDAFNGRGGAVKKREDTHRMAEANKAFAHFRW; this is translated from the coding sequence ATGCCCCGTAAAGGTCCAGTTCCCCGCAGGGAGATTTTACCTGATCCGATTTTCAACAGCAAGTTGGTAACCCGTTTTGTAAACCGTCTTATGTATGACGGTAAAAAAGGTCCTGCTGAATCTATTTTTTATAATGCAATTAATTCGTTAGCGGAAAAAACAGGCGAAGAAGCTATCAAAGCTTTTGAAAAAGCCATTGAAAATGTAAAACCGCATGTCGAAGTCAAATCCCGCCGTGTCGGCGGTGCCAACTACCAAGTGCCTGTTGAAGTTCGTGCTGAACGCCAAAGCTCACTTGCTATCCGTTGGCTCATTACTTATGCCCGTGCCAGAGGTGAAAAAGGCATGACCAATAAATTGGCTGCCGAACTTCTTGATGCTTTCAATGGCCGCGGCGGTGCAGTGAAGAAAAGAGAAGACACGCACCGTATGGCTGAAGCTAACAAAGCATTTGCACATTTCCGTTGGTAG
- a CDS encoding heavy metal translocating P-type ATPase, giving the protein MFKKFYEKANTVFNILYGEKATIVSGIFLAMGIALHFLEITLPFDPIWLTIAISGSPILFFAIKYLVLYKKITSLVLISIGIISALAIGEIFAAAEVAWIMALGAILEDRTFAKTKTSIQKLISLVPSMARRVLDSKTEQIPAENVKHGDIIRILPGEQIPVDGKILAGSTSVNQAILTGESLPIDKAQGDEVFCGTLNLHGSVDIVCTNESKNSSLQKMVRLVEEASANNSPIQRIMDTWAVRLILIALAIAGLTFVFTGDLIRTVTVLVVFCPCAMALATPTSIMAAIGQASKHGVLVKSGHALEIMGNVNQIAFDKTGTLTTGKLTVTDIVANKNQTKEHVLQTCATAEQRSEHPLAKAVMEHYHNTSTQPLEQNGSFSMQAGLGVSYELANTRIRCGKLAYLKQNNITISAELSEQEIILRKQGKALIFVAENQECIGIVALADSIRGSARTSLATLHNLGIKTTLLTGDSKITADFIAKQIGIDTIHAELLPEEKVQKVQELQTQGNTVCMIGDGINDAPALKIADVGIAMGQAGSDISIEAADIALIGEDLNKVAYLKKLSNATVFNIKFNIAIALGINILAVLLGVFGIIGPVIGALTHNGGSILVIINAARLYDKKIG; this is encoded by the coding sequence ATGTTCAAAAAATTTTATGAAAAAGCAAACACAGTGTTCAATATCCTATATGGTGAAAAAGCGACCATTGTCAGCGGAATTTTCCTTGCCATGGGCATTGCTTTGCATTTTTTGGAAATCACCCTGCCTTTTGACCCTATTTGGCTGACAATAGCCATATCCGGCAGCCCCATTCTCTTTTTCGCCATAAAATACTTGGTACTCTATAAAAAGATAACGTCCCTCGTGCTTATCTCCATCGGCATAATCTCCGCCCTTGCCATAGGCGAAATTTTCGCAGCAGCCGAAGTCGCGTGGATTATGGCGCTCGGAGCCATTTTAGAGGATAGAACCTTTGCCAAGACAAAAACAAGCATACAAAAACTGATAAGTCTTGTCCCAAGCATGGCAAGACGTGTTCTTGACAGCAAAACGGAACAAATTCCCGCTGAAAACGTAAAACATGGCGATATCATCCGCATTCTTCCGGGGGAACAGATTCCCGTGGACGGAAAAATACTTGCCGGCAGCACAAGCGTGAACCAGGCGATTCTTACCGGCGAATCGCTGCCTATCGATAAAGCGCAAGGAGATGAGGTTTTTTGCGGAACACTCAACTTGCACGGCTCTGTCGATATTGTCTGCACCAATGAAAGCAAAAACTCTTCATTGCAAAAAATGGTGCGCCTTGTGGAAGAAGCCTCAGCCAATAACAGCCCCATTCAAAGAATTATGGACACTTGGGCGGTTCGCCTTATTCTGATAGCCCTCGCCATTGCGGGATTAACGTTTGTTTTTACCGGCGATTTGATCCGCACCGTGACGGTTTTGGTTGTTTTTTGCCCTTGCGCAATGGCGCTCGCGACGCCGACTTCAATCATGGCGGCAATCGGACAGGCAAGCAAACACGGCGTTCTTGTAAAAAGCGGACACGCGCTTGAAATCATGGGAAACGTCAACCAAATCGCATTTGACAAAACAGGCACGCTCACCACAGGCAAACTCACGGTCACAGATATTGTTGCCAATAAGAACCAGACAAAAGAGCATGTTTTGCAAACATGCGCGACAGCGGAACAACGCTCCGAACACCCTCTTGCTAAAGCCGTCATGGAACATTACCATAATACCTCAACGCAACCTCTTGAACAAAACGGCAGTTTTTCCATGCAGGCAGGACTCGGCGTTTCCTATGAACTTGCCAACACCCGCATCCGCTGCGGGAAGCTCGCCTATCTCAAACAAAACAATATCACCATATCAGCCGAGTTATCTGAACAAGAGATTATTTTGCGCAAACAAGGAAAAGCCCTTATTTTTGTTGCGGAAAACCAAGAATGCATAGGCATTGTCGCCCTTGCCGACAGTATACGCGGCTCAGCCCGAACGAGCCTTGCAACCCTGCACAATTTAGGAATAAAAACAACCCTGCTCACCGGCGACAGCAAAATTACCGCTGATTTTATCGCCAAACAAATCGGTATCGACACCATCCATGCCGAACTGCTTCCGGAAGAAAAAGTACAGAAAGTTCAAGAACTGCAAACGCAAGGCAATACCGTGTGCATGATTGGCGACGGCATTAACGACGCGCCAGCCCTCAAGATCGCCGATGTGGGAATCGCCATGGGACAGGCAGGAAGCGACATCAGCATTGAAGCTGCCGACATAGCCCTTATCGGCGAAGACCTGAACAAGGTAGCCTATCTGAAAAAACTTTCCAATGCCACGGTTTTCAATATCAAATTCAACATAGCCATTGCGCTGGGTATCAACATTCTGGCAGTCCTGTTAGGCGTTTTCGGCATAATCGGTCCGGTTATCGGAGCATTGACCCATAACGGCGGCTCAATTCTAGTGATTATCAACGCAGCCCGCCTGTATGACAAGAAAATTGGCTAA
- a CDS encoding potassium/proton antiporter, producing the protein MENILFLGSVLIFLSILMTKASHKLGIPTLLLFLFLGMIFGSDGLGLHFYSVEQAQFIGIVALSIILFSGGMDTQIKQIKPVLAQGVLLSTFGVVFTTVFTGLFIFCLFQLDIIPITLTLATSFLLAATMSSTDSASVFNLLRSQQMELKANLRPMLELESGSNDPIAYMLTIALIQYIVDPETISGFGVFLRFLVQFIVGIGFGILSGFGMVKLLNTINLKNTMLYPLLLLVLVFITSTATVYFNGNGYLAVYLAGIIFGNSKCKFRREINTFMDGVTWLFQIVMFLVLGLLVNPHEMWQVAVFALVIGIFMMFVSRPLSVFICLFPFKGMSNKAKLFVSWVGLRGAVPIIFATYPMVAGVDYSNQLFNMVFFITLVSLIFQGMTISRSAVYFDLKDENEIIEKSFDVELSEDINSVLKEELVRNDLAGKKLSEIKMKQGMLVMLIKRDMKYLIPNGSTILLEGDKLLIIEETNEKSGKE; encoded by the coding sequence ATGGAAAACATCCTTTTTTTGGGTTCCGTCCTTATTTTTTTAAGTATTCTTATGACGAAAGCAAGCCATAAACTGGGCATACCCACCTTGCTGTTATTTTTGTTTTTGGGCATGATTTTCGGAAGCGACGGATTGGGGCTGCATTTTTATAGTGTCGAGCAAGCGCAATTCATAGGGATTGTCGCCTTGAGCATCATTTTGTTTTCCGGCGGCATGGATACGCAGATAAAGCAAATAAAACCCGTTTTGGCACAGGGCGTATTGCTTTCAACTTTTGGCGTGGTTTTTACGACTGTTTTTACGGGGTTATTCATTTTTTGTTTGTTTCAGCTCGATATTATTCCCATCACATTGACTTTGGCTACCTCTTTTTTGCTTGCCGCAACCATGTCTTCAACCGACAGCGCTTCTGTTTTTAATTTGCTGCGTTCACAGCAAATGGAATTGAAAGCCAACTTGCGCCCCATGCTTGAGCTTGAAAGCGGAAGCAACGACCCTATCGCCTATATGTTAACTATCGCTTTGATACAGTATATCGTCGACCCTGAAACCATATCCGGTTTCGGTGTTTTTCTGCGTTTTTTGGTACAATTTATCGTAGGCATTGGGTTCGGGATTTTGAGCGGCTTTGGCATGGTTAAACTTTTAAATACCATTAATTTGAAAAATACCATGCTGTATCCCTTATTGCTTTTGGTGCTGGTTTTCATCACAAGCACGGCGACGGTGTATTTTAATGGAAACGGATATTTGGCTGTTTATTTGGCGGGAATAATTTTTGGAAACAGCAAGTGTAAATTCAGACGGGAAATCAATACGTTTATGGATGGGGTCACATGGCTTTTTCAAATCGTGATGTTTCTTGTTCTGGGATTATTGGTCAATCCCCATGAGATGTGGCAAGTCGCCGTTTTCGCCCTTGTCATCGGCATATTCATGATGTTCGTTTCCCGTCCGCTCAGCGTGTTCATTTGTTTGTTTCCTTTTAAAGGAATGAGCAATAAGGCGAAACTTTTCGTTTCCTGGGTAGGGCTCAGAGGAGCCGTTCCGATTATTTTCGCCACCTACCCAATGGTGGCGGGTGTTGATTATTCAAACCAGCTTTTCAATATGGTTTTTTTCATCACGTTGGTATCGCTCATTTTTCAAGGTATGACAATTTCCCGAAGCGCCGTTTATTTTGATTTGAAAGATGAAAATGAAATTATTGAAAAATCGTTTGATGTGGAATTATCGGAAGATATAAATTCTGTTTTGAAAGAAGAATTGGTGCGTAACGACTTGGCAGGAAAAAAATTGTCGGAAATAAAAATGAAGCAGGGCATGCTTGTCATGCTCATAAAACGGGATATGAAATATCTCATTCCCAACGGAAGCACCATTTTGCTCGAGGGGGATAAATTGCTGATTATTGAAGAAACAAATGAAAAAAGCGGGAAAGAATAA
- a CDS encoding metal-sensitive transcriptional regulator: MNCTNEKALITRLNKIEGQIRGIKKLIEEDGECEKILIQISAAKSALHKTGQQLLESHIEHCVLNEIRQGNEEEVLKKLSSVIEQFSRLG, encoded by the coding sequence ATGAACTGCACCAATGAAAAAGCCCTTATCACCCGACTGAATAAAATCGAGGGACAGATTCGCGGCATAAAAAAGCTGATTGAAGAAGACGGCGAATGTGAAAAAATCCTTATTCAAATCAGTGCGGCAAAATCCGCCCTGCACAAAACAGGGCAGCAGCTCCTCGAGTCCCACATTGAACACTGCGTTCTCAATGAAATACGCCAAGGCAACGAAGAAGAAGTACTTAAGAAATTGAGTTCCGTGATCGAGCAGTTTTCAAGGCTTGGTTAA
- a CDS encoding ferritin, whose product MMNKKLQKAFNDQINKELYSEYLYLAMKIYFQEQNLQGFANWFDVQVQEEHAHAMGMFDYMNERGGKLQLEAIEKPVVEGDTPLTIFEHVLRHEEFVTSRINALMDVAEDVRDRAALSFLDWYLKEQVEEEANVGRLLATLRLIGDDKKALFMLDKDLATRTFVAPIIG is encoded by the coding sequence ATGATGAACAAAAAATTGCAGAAAGCATTTAATGATCAAATCAATAAGGAATTGTATTCCGAATATCTTTATCTTGCCATGAAGATTTATTTCCAAGAACAAAATCTGCAAGGATTTGCGAATTGGTTTGATGTGCAAGTTCAGGAAGAACACGCCCATGCTATGGGAATGTTTGATTACATGAATGAACGGGGTGGAAAACTTCAGCTTGAAGCCATTGAAAAACCGGTTGTCGAAGGCGATACTCCCTTGACTATTTTTGAACATGTTCTTCGTCATGAAGAATTTGTCACTTCCCGTATCAACGCCCTTATGGACGTTGCGGAAGATGTGCGTGACCGCGCGGCGTTAAGCTTTCTTGACTGGTATTTAAAAGAACAAGTGGAAGAAGAAGCGAATGTCGGACGTCTGCTTGCGACACTCCGCCTTATCGGAGATGATAAGAAAGCTCTTTTCATGCTTGACAAAGACCTTGCTACGCGTACGTTTGTCGCTCCTATCATTGGCTGA